A stretch of Flavobacterium sp. N1994 DNA encodes these proteins:
- the pepT gene encoding peptidase T — protein sequence MQHIIDRFVSYVTIDTESDPNSDTTPSTKKQFDLANKLVEELKAIGLKEVTIDKHGYIMATLPSNVDHKVPTIGFISHFDTTPDFTGKDVKPQIVPNYDGGDIVLNKEQNIVLSPSYFKDLLLYKGQTLITTNGLTLLGADDKAGITEIVTAMEYLINNPQIKHGKIRVGFTPDEEIGRGADLFDVKKFGADWAYTMDGSQIGELEYENFNAAGVKITFKGKSVHPGYAKGKMINSMLIANDFINELPKGETPQETKDYEGFFHVTQLQGSLEETKLELIIRDHDMKLFKQRKALIEQLTKKFNKKFAKQFGEDIVITTIKDQYYNMKEKVEPVMFIVDLAEKAMKSLGIKPLIKPIRGGTDGCRLSYMGLPCPNIFAGGHNFHGKYEYVPVESMQKAIDVIIKIAELTATTDFSKKKK from the coding sequence ATGCAACATATTATCGACCGCTTTGTAAGCTATGTCACTATCGACACCGAATCGGATCCTAATTCAGACACCACTCCAAGTACCAAAAAACAATTTGATTTAGCCAATAAATTAGTTGAAGAACTCAAAGCCATCGGACTAAAAGAAGTTACTATTGACAAACATGGCTACATCATGGCTACTTTACCTTCTAATGTTGATCATAAAGTACCTACTATAGGATTTATTTCTCACTTTGACACCACTCCAGATTTTACAGGTAAAGATGTTAAACCACAGATAGTTCCTAATTATGATGGTGGCGATATTGTTCTGAACAAAGAACAAAATATCGTTTTATCCCCTAGTTATTTTAAAGATTTATTGCTTTATAAAGGACAAACGCTTATCACTACAAACGGGTTGACTTTGCTTGGCGCCGATGACAAAGCAGGTATTACTGAGATTGTAACCGCCATGGAATATTTGATAAACAATCCACAAATCAAACACGGAAAAATACGAGTAGGCTTTACCCCTGATGAAGAAATTGGTCGAGGTGCTGATTTATTTGATGTGAAAAAATTTGGTGCCGATTGGGCTTACACTATGGACGGAAGTCAGATTGGCGAATTAGAATATGAAAACTTCAATGCGGCTGGAGTGAAAATTACCTTCAAAGGAAAAAGCGTGCATCCAGGTTATGCTAAAGGAAAAATGATAAACTCTATGCTTATCGCTAATGACTTTATCAATGAATTACCTAAAGGAGAAACCCCACAGGAAACAAAAGATTACGAAGGGTTCTTTCACGTAACCCAATTGCAAGGGAGCCTTGAAGAAACGAAGTTGGAATTAATCATTCGGGACCACGATATGAAATTATTCAAACAACGTAAAGCCTTAATTGAGCAACTGACTAAAAAGTTCAATAAGAAATTTGCTAAACAATTTGGAGAAGACATTGTTATTACTACCATAAAAGACCAATACTACAACATGAAAGAAAAGGTAGAACCTGTAATGTTCATCGTTGATTTGGCAGAAAAAGCTATGAAATCATTAGGCATCAAACCTCTAATCAAACCTATTCGTGGAGGTACTGATGGTTGCCGATTGTCTTATATGGGATTACCTTGTCCAAATATCTTCGCGGGTGGGCATAACTTCCATGGGAAATATGAATATGTTCCTGTTGAGAGTATGCAGAAAGCGATTGACGTTATTATAAAAATTGCTGAATTAACCGCTACTACTGATTTTTCTAAAAAGAAAAAATAG
- a CDS encoding YdeI/OmpD-associated family protein → MKEEKHTWDKVNQWGEELALLRNIIHKTELVETNKWGGEIYTINNKNVMGIGGFKNYFTIWFMNGVFLKDEAKVLVNANEGVTKGLRQWRFTSAKEVNEKLVLHYIHEAIANEKAGLSIKPEKKEAMQCEFFEIELKKDKALQLAFEKFSPYKQKEFWEYMATAKQEKTKVSRFEKIKPLIMEYRGLNDKYRT, encoded by the coding sequence ATGAAAGAAGAGAAACATACCTGGGATAAAGTTAATCAATGGGGAGAAGAATTAGCCTTATTGCGTAACATTATTCATAAAACTGAGTTGGTCGAAACCAATAAATGGGGAGGTGAAATCTACACCATCAATAACAAAAACGTTATGGGTATTGGGGGTTTCAAAAACTATTTTACCATTTGGTTTATGAACGGTGTGTTTCTAAAAGACGAAGCTAAAGTTTTAGTAAATGCAAATGAAGGGGTTACGAAAGGATTACGGCAATGGCGTTTTACTTCAGCTAAAGAAGTCAATGAAAAATTAGTTTTACATTACATTCATGAGGCAATTGCTAATGAAAAAGCTGGGCTTTCCATTAAACCTGAAAAGAAAGAAGCCATGCAATGTGAATTCTTTGAAATAGAATTGAAAAAAGACAAAGCCTTACAACTGGCTTTTGAAAAATTCAGTCCATACAAACAAAAAGAATTCTGGGAATACATGGCCACTGCCAAACAAGAGAAGACTAAAGTCAGTCGCTTTGAAAAAATAAAACCTTTGATTATGGAATATCGAGGTTTGAATGATAAGTATCGAACTTAA
- a CDS encoding alpha/beta fold hydrolase: MIKRNKVKSILSFLAILYLAFCQSCMRMRMTTKETKAFFTTSKTAYIDSSKEINGFTIHYIETGNKNASTLFFVHGSPGSWDAYKDYLKDSLLLSKYRMIAIDRIGFGYSNFGKAEDLKTQANILEKFTKLTANGKPIYLIGHSLGGPTIVQMAADKPNDYKELIILAGAVDPKAEKPETWRAVIKTRPIRYIIPGALRPSNDELWWLKKDLYDLKPMLQNITSNVIIIHGTKDPLVPYSNVAYMRLEFVNAQSLQIISIKDANHFIPWEHYKEIRDVLYTLE, from the coding sequence ATGATAAAACGAAATAAAGTAAAATCAATTTTAAGTTTCTTGGCGATACTCTACTTGGCTTTTTGTCAATCTTGTATGAGAATGCGAATGACGACTAAGGAAACCAAAGCCTTCTTCACAACTTCCAAAACAGCTTATATAGACTCTTCCAAGGAAATAAATGGCTTTACTATTCATTATATCGAAACTGGGAACAAAAATGCTTCTACCCTCTTCTTTGTTCATGGTTCTCCTGGAAGCTGGGATGCCTACAAAGACTATTTAAAAGATAGTTTATTACTTTCTAAATACCGAATGATTGCCATTGACCGAATTGGATTTGGTTACAGTAATTTTGGTAAGGCCGAAGACTTAAAAACGCAGGCTAACATCCTTGAAAAGTTTACAAAATTAACAGCCAATGGGAAACCTATTTATTTAATTGGGCATTCTTTAGGAGGACCAACTATTGTGCAAATGGCTGCAGATAAACCCAATGATTATAAAGAATTAATCATCTTAGCTGGAGCGGTTGACCCCAAAGCCGAAAAACCTGAAACTTGGAGAGCGGTCATTAAAACAAGACCTATACGTTATATCATCCCTGGAGCACTTCGCCCTTCTAATGATGAATTGTGGTGGCTAAAGAAAGATTTGTATGATTTAAAACCAATGCTGCAAAACATCACATCAAATGTTATCATCATACATGGTACCAAGGATCCTTTAGTACCTTATAGTAACGTGGCCTATATGAGACTGGAATTTGTTAATGCACAATCACTACAAATCATTTCTATCAAGGATGCCAACCATTTTATTCCATGGGAACATTATAAAGAAATAAGAGATGTGCTTTATACATTAGAATAA
- the yajC gene encoding preprotein translocase subunit YajC — MGQIGQFLPFLLMFVVIYFFMIRPQQKKIKQEKEFEATLKVGDKIITKSGFHGKIAELSETTAVIETMSGKLKIERSAISLELTAALNKKA, encoded by the coding sequence ATGGGACAAATAGGTCAATTTTTACCGTTTTTACTAATGTTTGTGGTTATCTATTTCTTTATGATTAGACCACAACAAAAGAAAATCAAACAAGAAAAAGAATTCGAAGCTACTTTAAAAGTGGGCGATAAAATCATCACTAAAAGTGGTTTTCATGGCAAAATAGCTGAGTTATCAGAAACAACAGCCGTGATTGAAACGATGTCAGGAAAACTTAAAATAGAGCGCTCTGCAATCTCGTTAGAATTAACAGCTGCTTTGAATAAAAAGGCATAA
- the nusB gene encoding transcription antitermination factor NusB, with protein MQSIYALHQKSSDDIEKEEKFLLHSIDAIQDLYLIMLSCLIEIRKKEVIFLEASSKKHLATPEEKNPNRKFVNNAVLQLLEENNSLSIALEKRKINNWSMNDDYILLLLNEIRQSDLYQKYMSTKKSSFQEDKDFVIDMFTDLIAPNEKLYDYLEDNKLTWIDDIPLVNTQILKQLKQISDKEDFRVVKLFKDEEDKEFVSLLFRKTVLNEVDLAKEYIDKTPNWDAERIAEIDTIILKMAICEFLKFPSIPVKVTINEYLEIAKEYSTPKSSLFINGILDNLVKEFQNENKIQKTGRGLIQN; from the coding sequence ATGCAATCTATTTATGCATTGCATCAAAAAAGCTCTGATGATATTGAAAAAGAAGAAAAGTTTTTGCTTCACAGTATCGATGCTATTCAAGATTTGTATTTAATCATGTTGTCTTGTTTGATAGAAATCAGAAAGAAAGAAGTTATTTTCTTAGAAGCTTCTAGTAAAAAACATTTAGCTACCCCTGAGGAGAAAAATCCCAATAGAAAATTTGTCAATAACGCGGTTCTTCAACTATTAGAAGAGAATAACTCGTTGAGTATTGCGTTAGAAAAAAGAAAAATCAATAACTGGTCGATGAATGACGACTATATATTGCTTTTACTGAATGAGATCAGACAAAGTGATTTGTATCAAAAGTATATGAGTACCAAAAAATCTTCTTTTCAAGAAGATAAGGACTTTGTGATTGACATGTTTACCGATTTGATTGCACCCAACGAAAAGTTATATGACTATTTGGAGGATAATAAACTAACTTGGATTGATGATATTCCGTTAGTGAATACACAAATCTTAAAGCAGCTGAAACAAATATCGGATAAAGAAGATTTTAGAGTGGTTAAACTTTTTAAAGATGAGGAAGATAAAGAGTTTGTAAGCTTGTTGTTCAGAAAAACAGTGCTTAATGAAGTCGATTTAGCCAAAGAGTATATTGATAAAACACCAAACTGGGACGCCGAAAGAATAGCTGAAATTGATACTATCATTTTGAAGATGGCTATTTGTGAGTTTTTAAAATTCCCATCCATTCCTGTTAAGGTAACTATCAATGAGTATTTAGAAATTGCTAAAGAATACTCAACACCCAAAAGCAGTCTTTTTATCAACGGAATATTAGACAACTTAGTCAAAGAATTCCAAAACGAAAATAAAATCCAAAAAACCGGAAGAGGTTTAATTCAAAATTAA
- a CDS encoding Glu/Leu/Phe/Val dehydrogenase, whose amino-acid sequence MTSEITTPAELQKMNPVFGQLSFDNHEQIVFCNDKDTGLKAIIGIHNTVMGPALGGTRMWNYANEWEALNDVLRLSRGMTYKSAITGLNLGGGKAVIIGDAKADKTPEMITRFGQFVNSLSGKYITAEDVGTTTEDMDRIHEVTKFVTGISIEKGGSGNPSPVTAYGVYMGMKAAAKYQFGSDNLAGKKVLVQGTGHVGETLISHLTKEGAIVFVSDIHQDKMENMVAKYGAQIFTGADLYAADVDIYSPCALGATINDDTIYKIKAKVIAGAANNQLAVEAIHGPILRERGIAYAPDFLINAGGIINVYGELVKYAEGEAIRRTENIYNTTLEIFGFADQNNMTTQQAAMQIAQNRIDQRKKENAAK is encoded by the coding sequence ATGACTTCAGAAATCACTACACCAGCAGAATTGCAAAAAATGAATCCAGTTTTTGGCCAGCTATCTTTTGATAATCACGAACAAATTGTTTTTTGTAATGACAAAGATACAGGATTAAAAGCAATTATTGGTATCCATAATACAGTAATGGGACCAGCACTTGGTGGGACTAGAATGTGGAATTATGCTAATGAATGGGAAGCATTAAACGATGTGTTACGTCTTTCTCGTGGGATGACTTACAAGTCGGCTATAACAGGTTTGAACTTAGGCGGAGGTAAAGCAGTAATCATCGGAGATGCTAAAGCAGATAAAACACCAGAAATGATTACTCGTTTTGGTCAGTTTGTTAATTCGTTAAGCGGAAAATATATCACTGCTGAAGATGTAGGTACGACTACTGAAGATATGGATAGAATTCACGAAGTAACTAAATTTGTTACTGGAATCTCTATTGAAAAAGGAGGCTCTGGAAATCCTTCTCCTGTAACTGCTTATGGTGTTTACATGGGAATGAAAGCAGCAGCTAAATACCAATTTGGTTCGGATAACTTAGCCGGTAAAAAAGTTTTGGTACAAGGAACAGGTCATGTAGGTGAAACTTTGATTAGTCATTTGACAAAAGAAGGAGCGATAGTTTTCGTATCCGATATTCATCAAGATAAAATGGAAAATATGGTCGCTAAATACGGCGCTCAAATTTTCACTGGAGCTGATTTATACGCTGCTGATGTGGATATCTATTCACCATGTGCCTTAGGAGCTACTATTAATGATGATACCATTTATAAAATTAAAGCTAAAGTAATTGCTGGTGCGGCTAATAATCAATTAGCAGTAGAAGCCATTCACGGACCAATATTAAGAGAAAGAGGTATTGCATATGCACCTGATTTCTTGATCAATGCTGGTGGGATTATCAATGTTTATGGTGAGTTAGTGAAATATGCCGAGGGAGAAGCCATCAGAAGAACAGAGAATATTTATAATACCACTTTAGAAATATTCGGTTTTGCGGATCAAAACAATATGACTACACAACAAGCGGCTATGCAAATTGCTCAAAACAGAATTGATCAAAGAAAAAAAGAAAACGCTGCTAAATAA
- a CDS encoding ABC transporter ATP-binding protein encodes MKELQYLNKYFVKYKFHFLLGIIITIVAQIFSLFTPKLISKSFKVIEEYHKNNLGNEIVKTELIHNIFWIIGTTLIAGVLTFLMRQTLIVMSRHVEFDLKNEVFRHYENLDQNFYKRNRTGDLMNRISEDVAKVRMYVGPAVMYTINTFIRFTVVIIYMYNVSPLLTLYTILPLPILSFIIFRLSKEINKRSTIFQQYLSKVSSFTQEIFSGIRVVKAYALEKQYQNNLEELAKESKTKSMSLAGVQSLFGPLMIALIGVSNLVVIYFGGLMYIDGTIKSIGTIAEFILYVNMLTWPVASIGWVSSLVQEAEASQKRINEFLKIEPDIKNKTSEKSIIQGEIEFNNVTFTYDDTNITALQNISFKVKKGETLAILGKTGAGKSSILSLLTRMHDITEGTITIDGKKIEDVNLYDLRNSIGIVPQDAFLFSDTIKNNIKFGKENATDEEVIEAAKKTVVHDNIMTFNKQYETILGERGITLSGGQKQRVSIARAIIKNPQILLFDDCLSAVDTETEEQILNNLLDISKDKTTIIVSHRVSSAKNADKIIVMDEGQIIQEGSHNQLVNQDGYYAEIYLKQLSEKELN; translated from the coding sequence ATGAAAGAACTTCAATATTTAAACAAATACTTTGTGAAATATAAATTCCATTTTTTATTAGGAATTATCATCACCATTGTAGCACAAATTTTTTCTCTGTTCACACCAAAGCTCATCAGTAAATCATTTAAGGTTATTGAAGAGTATCACAAAAACAATTTAGGAAATGAAATAGTTAAAACGGAATTAATCCATAATATCTTCTGGATTATAGGTACCACCCTGATTGCTGGTGTGTTAACCTTTTTGATGCGTCAGACTTTGATTGTAATGTCAAGGCATGTGGAGTTTGACTTAAAGAACGAGGTATTCCGACACTACGAAAACTTAGATCAGAATTTTTACAAACGCAATCGCACTGGTGATTTAATGAATCGTATTAGTGAAGATGTAGCGAAAGTGAGAATGTATGTTGGCCCAGCGGTTATGTACACCATTAATACTTTCATTCGGTTTACAGTCGTTATTATCTATATGTATAATGTATCTCCTTTGCTGACTTTATACACCATTTTACCTTTACCTATTCTATCCTTTATCATTTTCAGATTAAGTAAAGAAATTAACAAGCGTAGTACTATTTTCCAACAATATTTATCGAAAGTATCTAGTTTTACTCAGGAGATTTTCTCTGGAATTCGGGTGGTAAAAGCCTATGCCTTAGAAAAACAATACCAAAATAATCTCGAAGAATTAGCGAAAGAAAGCAAAACCAAAAGCATGAGCTTAGCGGGTGTACAATCGCTTTTCGGACCATTGATGATTGCGCTAATTGGTGTGAGCAACTTGGTAGTCATCTACTTTGGGGGCTTAATGTACATTGACGGCACCATAAAAAGTATAGGAACCATAGCCGAATTCATATTATATGTCAATATGCTAACCTGGCCTGTAGCCTCTATCGGTTGGGTTTCCTCTTTAGTACAAGAAGCAGAAGCCTCTCAAAAAAGAATAAATGAGTTCCTTAAAATTGAACCTGATATTAAAAACAAAACTTCTGAGAAGTCTATAATTCAAGGTGAAATTGAATTCAACAATGTGACTTTTACTTATGATGATACTAATATAACCGCACTACAAAACATCTCCTTCAAAGTAAAAAAAGGAGAGACCTTAGCCATTTTAGGCAAAACAGGTGCTGGAAAATCGAGTATCTTATCCTTGCTTACTCGCATGCACGATATTACAGAAGGCACTATTACTATTGATGGTAAAAAAATAGAGGATGTTAATTTATACGATTTGCGAAACAGCATTGGTATAGTGCCACAGGATGCTTTCTTATTTTCGGATACTATTAAAAACAACATCAAGTTTGGCAAAGAAAATGCTACCGATGAAGAAGTGATTGAAGCTGCAAAAAAAACGGTGGTTCATGATAATATCATGACGTTCAACAAGCAGTACGAAACCATTTTGGGTGAAAGAGGCATTACCCTTTCTGGCGGACAAAAGCAACGAGTGTCTATTGCAAGAGCTATCATCAAAAATCCACAAATCTTATTATTTGATGATTGTCTTTCTGCGGTTGATACCGAAACTGAGGAGCAAATTTTGAACAATCTACTTGACATTTCAAAAGACAAAACAACGATAATTGTGAGTCATAGGGTTTCTTCTGCTAAAAATGCCGACAAAATTATTGTAATGGATGAAGGCCAAATTATTCAAGAAGGTTCTCATAATCAATTAGTAAACCAAGACGGGTATTATGCCGAAATTTACTTGAAACAACTTTCGGAAAAAGAATTAAATTAA
- a CDS encoding PUR family DNA/RNA-binding protein gives MRENDMLEKDEIFSKVLRAGRRTYFFDVRATKADDYYITITESKKFTEEDGSFHFKKHKIYLYKEDFAAFTDILEEMTAYVLNHKGEEVISERHQKDFKREYNQDTTEETTAPAEKSFTDIDFDDI, from the coding sequence ATGAGAGAAAATGATATGTTAGAAAAAGATGAGATTTTTTCTAAAGTTTTAAGAGCGGGAAGAAGAACCTATTTCTTCGATGTTAGAGCAACTAAAGCTGATGATTACTACATAACCATTACCGAAAGTAAAAAGTTTACCGAAGAAGATGGCTCTTTTCACTTCAAAAAACATAAAATCTATTTATACAAAGAAGATTTTGCTGCTTTTACTGATATTTTAGAAGAAATGACAGCGTATGTGTTAAACCACAAAGGAGAAGAAGTAATTTCAGAAAGACATCAAAAAGATTTTAAAAGAGAATACAATCAAGATACCACAGAAGAAACTACAGCACCAGCTGAAAAAAGTTTCACCGATATCGACTTTGACGATATCTAA
- a CDS encoding tRNA-binding protein: MTNELSSTIQWQDFEKVDMRVGTILEVNDFPEARKPAYQLTIDFGTAIGIKKSSAQITQCYAKEDLLGKQIVAVVNFPKKQIGHFMSECLVLGSVGEENDIVLLTSDLKVENGLRIG; the protein is encoded by the coding sequence ATGACAAACGAGTTATCATCAACAATACAATGGCAAGATTTTGAAAAAGTAGACATGAGAGTGGGCACCATCCTCGAAGTAAATGACTTTCCCGAAGCCAGAAAACCTGCGTACCAATTGACCATTGATTTTGGTACTGCCATCGGAATCAAAAAATCATCGGCTCAAATTACCCAATGCTATGCTAAAGAAGATTTACTTGGGAAACAAATTGTAGCTGTGGTTAATTTTCCCAAAAAACAAATTGGCCATTTTATGAGCGAATGTTTAGTCTTGGGTTCTGTTGGTGAAGAGAATGATATAGTATTGCTTACTTCTGATTTAAAAGTGGAAAATGGCTTGCGGATAGGATAG
- the glgA gene encoding glycogen synthase, with amino-acid sequence MKIALFTNEFPPNIYGGAGVHIDFLSQELAKLGQVEVRCFGHQLETHGTMNIEGIQSSLNKMEEPDNPHIKMFHNLSRNVEMSQHTLLADVIHCHTWYTHLAGIFSRELLQSPLILTTHSLETHRPWKVEQLGNGYFLSRWIEHHAYNTADGIIAVSEQMKTDVIEAYGVAPEKVTVIHNGIDPDFYQPTFDEDLLKEYGINPAIPFVLFVGRITRQKGISQLISAAKYFNTDCQVVLCAGAPDTPEIAKETEELITDLKAKREGIILISEMLPREKIKVLYSHARVFACPSLYEPFGIINLEAMSCETPVVGSAVGGIPEIIVEGETGYLIGLESISRTDFNPKNPEAFQKDFAAKVNQLLDDENLANKMGKAGRERVLEKFSWESIAKTTFNYYTTVINRFEKEKA; translated from the coding sequence ATGAAAATAGCGCTTTTTACTAATGAATTTCCACCCAACATCTACGGAGGTGCCGGCGTTCATATCGATTTTTTAAGTCAGGAGTTAGCCAAATTGGGTCAAGTAGAGGTGCGTTGTTTTGGTCATCAGTTGGAAACCCATGGAACCATGAACATTGAGGGCATACAATCTTCGCTGAACAAAATGGAAGAGCCCGACAATCCGCACATCAAGATGTTTCATAATTTGAGTCGGAATGTAGAAATGTCCCAACATACTTTACTAGCAGATGTGATTCATTGTCATACTTGGTATACGCATTTGGCCGGAATCTTTTCTAGAGAGTTATTACAATCGCCATTAATTTTAACCACCCATAGTTTAGAAACGCATCGCCCATGGAAAGTAGAGCAATTAGGAAACGGTTATTTCCTTTCCCGTTGGATTGAACACCATGCCTACAACACCGCTGATGGTATCATTGCGGTAAGCGAACAAATGAAAACCGATGTTATAGAAGCTTATGGTGTGGCTCCTGAAAAAGTAACGGTTATTCACAACGGCATTGACCCTGACTTTTACCAACCAACCTTCGATGAGGATTTACTAAAGGAATACGGCATAAATCCAGCAATTCCGTTTGTTTTATTTGTGGGCAGAATTACGCGTCAAAAAGGGATTTCCCAATTGATATCGGCTGCGAAATATTTCAATACAGATTGTCAAGTGGTTTTGTGTGCCGGAGCGCCAGACACACCAGAAATTGCCAAAGAAACTGAGGAACTCATTACTGATTTAAAAGCCAAACGGGAGGGCATTATTTTAATTTCGGAAATGCTACCTCGCGAAAAAATAAAAGTATTGTATAGTCACGCGCGCGTATTTGCTTGTCCGTCACTCTATGAGCCTTTTGGCATAATCAATTTAGAAGCCATGTCTTGCGAAACTCCAGTCGTTGGTAGTGCTGTGGGTGGTATTCCAGAAATTATTGTGGAGGGGGAAACGGGGTATTTAATTGGCTTAGAAAGTATCTCGCGAACCGATTTCAATCCGAAAAACCCGGAAGCCTTTCAAAAGGACTTTGCTGCTAAGGTGAATCAACTATTGGACGATGAAAATTTGGCCAACAAAATGGGGAAAGCAGGAAGAGAAAGAGTGTTAGAAAAATTCAGCTGGGAGTCGATAGCTAAAACTACTTTCAACTATTACACAACCGTAATCAATCGATTTGAAAAAGAAAAAGCTTAA
- a CDS encoding glucose-1-phosphate adenylyltransferase — translation MNKSTLAIILGGGQGSRLAPLTESRSKPAVPIAGKYRLVDIPISNCINSDIKRMFVLTQFNSASLNQHIKNTYHFSHFSTAFVDILAAEQTPDNPTWFQGTADAVRQCMQHFMNHDFDYALILSGDQLYQMDFNEMIKAHEKSGASISIATLPVTAKEAPEFGILKTDHDNFITSFIEKPNVSLLPEWTSEVSEESNAEGKHYLASMGIYIFNRDLLVELMKNPDTKDFGKEIIPQAIGKQKILSYQYEGYWTDIGNIDSFFEANLGLTDDIPKFNLFDNSSKIYTRARVLPPSKITGASTIDKSVVAEGCIINGVSIEHSVVGIRSRIGYGSKIIDSYLMGNDYYQNLEEIRTNSINGIINIGIGERCFINNTIVDKNCRIGNDVQLNGGKHLEDTNTNLYTIKDGIIVVKKGATLPDGFTI, via the coding sequence ATGAATAAAAGCACACTAGCCATCATCTTGGGCGGCGGACAAGGTTCAAGATTAGCACCACTAACCGAAAGTCGTTCTAAACCGGCAGTTCCGATAGCGGGAAAATACCGTTTGGTAGATATTCCGATTTCCAATTGTATCAATTCGGATATAAAAAGAATGTTTGTTTTGACGCAATTCAATTCGGCTTCCTTGAATCAACATATCAAGAACACGTATCATTTTAGTCATTTCAGTACGGCTTTTGTAGACATACTAGCGGCAGAGCAAACGCCTGATAACCCAACTTGGTTTCAAGGAACAGCGGATGCGGTTAGACAATGCATGCAACATTTTATGAATCATGATTTTGATTATGCCTTGATATTATCGGGAGATCAATTGTATCAAATGGATTTTAATGAAATGATAAAAGCACATGAAAAAAGTGGCGCTAGCATTTCCATTGCAACTTTGCCAGTAACGGCTAAAGAAGCCCCAGAATTTGGTATTCTCAAAACCGATCACGACAATTTTATTACTTCTTTTATTGAAAAACCGAATGTTAGTTTGTTACCGGAATGGACATCAGAAGTAAGTGAAGAATCAAATGCAGAAGGAAAGCATTACTTAGCTTCAATGGGGATTTACATCTTCAATCGGGATTTGTTGGTAGAATTAATGAAAAATCCAGATACTAAAGATTTTGGAAAAGAAATCATTCCGCAAGCCATAGGAAAACAAAAGATTTTAAGTTACCAATATGAAGGCTATTGGACCGACATTGGAAATATTGATTCGTTTTTTGAAGCCAATTTGGGTTTAACTGATGATATTCCGAAATTCAATCTTTTTGATAATTCTAGCAAAATATATACACGTGCCAGAGTATTACCGCCATCAAAAATTACTGGAGCTTCTACTATAGACAAATCGGTTGTTGCTGAAGGTTGTATTATTAATGGCGTTTCTATAGAACATTCTGTTGTGGGTATTAGAAGTAGAATTGGCTATGGTTCAAAAATTATTGATTCCTATCTAATGGGTAACGATTATTATCAAAATTTAGAAGAAATTAGAACCAACAGTATCAATGGCATTATCAATATAGGCATTGGTGAACGTTGTTTTATAAACAATACCATTGTAGATAAAAATTGTAGAATAGGAAATGATGTGCAACTCAATGGCGGCAAGCATTTAGAAGATACCAATACCAATTTGTATACTATAAAAGATGGAATTATTGTAGTAAAAAAAGGAGCCACTCTTCCCGATGGCTTTACTATTTAA
- a CDS encoding c-type cytochrome has product MKYKIVAFSALAVLLFSCASKSSVPTTEVKKEEIKVADSKPVAAVKNTVMTAELAEGKSLYENNCAKCHKLYDAKDFSSEEWKPIVASMQKKAHLDNLQGQKIYNYLTMN; this is encoded by the coding sequence ATGAAATATAAAATTGTAGCCTTTTCTGCTTTAGCTGTACTTCTTTTTTCGTGCGCTTCTAAATCAAGTGTACCGACTACAGAAGTTAAAAAAGAAGAAATCAAAGTAGCAGATTCAAAACCAGTGGCAGCTGTTAAAAACACAGTAATGACAGCAGAACTAGCGGAAGGAAAATCACTGTATGAAAACAATTGCGCTAAATGTCACAAGTTATATGATGCTAAAGATTTTTCATCAGAAGAATGGAAACCAATTGTAGCAAGTATGCAAAAGAAAGCCCATCTAGATAATTTGCAGGGACAAAAAATATACAACTATTTAACTATGAATTAA